A DNA window from Hordeum vulgare subsp. vulgare chromosome 1H, MorexV3_pseudomolecules_assembly, whole genome shotgun sequence contains the following coding sequences:
- the LOC123416565 gene encoding putative FBD-associated F-box protein At5g56440 isoform X2, translating into MEMEPAGPSAKRMRLMGRDIHESQLAPAGRARHPPPPPGAGGEGEGPPDRISDLPDAILGEIIFLLPTKEAARTQALASRWRHLWRAAPLNLDCRGLPTNLPGAIISAHGGPVHRLCLPSLLLQCRADVAVTWLQSPTLDKLQELEFYLALPITYRFSFSRLQLLQPPPPSIFRFSSTLQAATISQCHLPDNTVETLQFPLLKKLALVEVKISEGSLHTIITSGCPALECLLLRTSFGIHGLRINSPILKSIGVHSCFVELIIQDAPSLERLLYLRMDMRMQVSVISAPRLATLGYISQDSRDSKVMFGSTVIQTLRVVSLTTLVRNVKILAVHMSFDLDMVIDLMKCFVCLEKLYMKIQTDSPAGTNFWRHKHRNFLTSHEIRLKTIVLGYYRGIQNNVGCFRWRRGFLEVLSFVLQQVITMMFRVPLVSMIWIWSIRSHVDVESWSGP; encoded by the exons ATGGAGATGGAGCCGGCCGGCCCTAGTGCCAAGAGAATGCGGCTGATGGGGCGGGACATCCACGAATCGCAGCTGGCGCCCGCGGGGAGAGCCCgacacccgccgccgccgccgggagcAGGGGGGGAGGGCGAAGGACCGCCGGACCGCATCAGCGACCTTCCCGACGCGATCCTCGGTGAGATAATCTTCCTCCTCCCCACCAAGGAGGCCGCCCGCACCCAAGCCCTCGCGTCCCGGTGGCGCCACCTCTGGCGCGCCGCCCCTCTCAACCTCGACTGCCGTGGCCTCCCCACCAACCTCCCCGGCGCCATAATCTCCGCCCACGGGGGCCCCGTCCACCGCCTCTGCCTCCCGTCGCTCCTCCTCCAGTGCAGGGCCGACGTCGCAGTCACCTGGCTTCAATCCCCCACCCTGGACAAGCTACAGGAGCTCGAGTTCTACCTAGCGCTGCCAATAACATACAGATTTTCCTTCTCGAGGTTACAGCTGCTGCAACCACCACCGCCGTCCATCTTCCGCTTCTCGTCCACTCTCCAGGCCGCCACCATCAGCCAGTGCCATCTCCCGGACAATACTGTGGAGACGCTTCAGTTTCCCCTGCTCAAGAAGCTTGCACTCGTGGAGGTCAAGATCTCGGAGGGCTCGCTGCACACCATCATCACCTCCGGCTGCCCTGCCCTGGAATGCCTGTtgctcaggactagttttggcatcCATGGCCTGAGGATCAACTCCCCTATCCTTAAAAGTATAGGCGTTCATTCTTGCTTCGTAGAGCTCATCATTCAGGATGCCCCTTCGCTTGAAAGGTTGCTCTATCTGAGAATGGATATGAGAATGCAAGTGTCAGTAATCTCCGCACCTAGACTGGCGACCTTGGGTTACATTTCTCAGGATTCACGGGACTCCAAAGTCATGTTTGGCTCCACAGTTATTCAG ACATTGCGCGTTGTTAGCCTGACAACGCTGGTGCGTAATGTCAAGATCTTGGCCGTCCATATGAGTTTTGATCTGGATATGGTTATTGACTTGATGAAATGCTTTGTATGCTTGGAGAAGTTGTATATGAAG ATTCAGACAGATTCACCAGCAGGAACAAATTTCTGGCGGCATAAACATCGGAATTTTCTCACATCCCATGAGATTCGTTTGAAGACCATAGTGCTGGGATATTACCGAGGCATCCAG AACAATGTAGGATGCTTCAGATGGAGAAGAGGGTTTCTAGAGGTGCTCAGCTTTGTGTTACAACAGGTTATCACCATGATGTTTCGAGTACCGCTGGTCTCAATGATTTGGATTTGGTCGATCCGTTCGCATGTAGATGTTGAGAGTTGGTCTGGCCCCTAG
- the LOC123416565 gene encoding putative FBD-associated F-box protein At5g56440 isoform X1 has protein sequence MEMEPAGPSAKRMRLMGRDIHESQLAPAGRARHPPPPPGAGGEGEGPPDRISDLPDAILGEIIFLLPTKEAARTQALASRWRHLWRAAPLNLDCRGLPTNLPGAIISAHGGPVHRLCLPSLLLQCRADVAVTWLQSPTLDKLQELEFYLALPITYRFSFSRLQLLQPPPPSIFRFSSTLQAATISQCHLPDNTVETLQFPLLKKLALVEVKISEGSLHTIITSGCPALECLLLRTSFGIHGLRINSPILKSIGVHSCFVELIIQDAPSLERLLYLRMDMRMQVSVISAPRLATLGYISQDSRDSKVMFGSTVIQTLRVVSLTTLVRNVKILAVHMSFDLDMVIDLMKCFVCLEKLYMKIQTDSPAGTNFWRHKHRNFLTSHEIRLKTIVLGYYRGIQAQVNFVTFFILNARLLESIRLEVDSRDYNDRFFAEQCRMLQMEKRVSRGAQLCVTTGYHHDVSSTAGLNDLDLVDPFACRC, from the exons ATGGAGATGGAGCCGGCCGGCCCTAGTGCCAAGAGAATGCGGCTGATGGGGCGGGACATCCACGAATCGCAGCTGGCGCCCGCGGGGAGAGCCCgacacccgccgccgccgccgggagcAGGGGGGGAGGGCGAAGGACCGCCGGACCGCATCAGCGACCTTCCCGACGCGATCCTCGGTGAGATAATCTTCCTCCTCCCCACCAAGGAGGCCGCCCGCACCCAAGCCCTCGCGTCCCGGTGGCGCCACCTCTGGCGCGCCGCCCCTCTCAACCTCGACTGCCGTGGCCTCCCCACCAACCTCCCCGGCGCCATAATCTCCGCCCACGGGGGCCCCGTCCACCGCCTCTGCCTCCCGTCGCTCCTCCTCCAGTGCAGGGCCGACGTCGCAGTCACCTGGCTTCAATCCCCCACCCTGGACAAGCTACAGGAGCTCGAGTTCTACCTAGCGCTGCCAATAACATACAGATTTTCCTTCTCGAGGTTACAGCTGCTGCAACCACCACCGCCGTCCATCTTCCGCTTCTCGTCCACTCTCCAGGCCGCCACCATCAGCCAGTGCCATCTCCCGGACAATACTGTGGAGACGCTTCAGTTTCCCCTGCTCAAGAAGCTTGCACTCGTGGAGGTCAAGATCTCGGAGGGCTCGCTGCACACCATCATCACCTCCGGCTGCCCTGCCCTGGAATGCCTGTtgctcaggactagttttggcatcCATGGCCTGAGGATCAACTCCCCTATCCTTAAAAGTATAGGCGTTCATTCTTGCTTCGTAGAGCTCATCATTCAGGATGCCCCTTCGCTTGAAAGGTTGCTCTATCTGAGAATGGATATGAGAATGCAAGTGTCAGTAATCTCCGCACCTAGACTGGCGACCTTGGGTTACATTTCTCAGGATTCACGGGACTCCAAAGTCATGTTTGGCTCCACAGTTATTCAG ACATTGCGCGTTGTTAGCCTGACAACGCTGGTGCGTAATGTCAAGATCTTGGCCGTCCATATGAGTTTTGATCTGGATATGGTTATTGACTTGATGAAATGCTTTGTATGCTTGGAGAAGTTGTATATGAAG ATTCAGACAGATTCACCAGCAGGAACAAATTTCTGGCGGCATAAACATCGGAATTTTCTCACATCCCATGAGATTCGTTTGAAGACCATAGTGCTGGGATATTACCGAGGCATCCAGGCACAAGTTAACTTTGTCACATTCTTTATACTGAACGCGAGACTGCTAGAGTCCATCCGACTTGAGGTTGATTCCAGGGATTACAATGACAGATTTTTTGCAGAACAATGTAGGATGCTTCAGATGGAGAAGAGGGTTTCTAGAGGTGCTCAGCTTTGTGTTACAACAGGTTATCACCATGATGTTTCGAGTACCGCTGGTCTCAATGATTTGGATTTGGTCGATCCGTTCGCATGTAGATGTTGA